The Rhodopseudomonas palustris genome window below encodes:
- a CDS encoding BrnT family toxin, with protein sequence MAITFDPAKRDVTLRERGIDFAIDAAKVFAGDSATFDSEQKGHGELRQITAGWLNGRPVMMVWTARGEDQHIISMRYCHAGEAQKLRQRFKQT encoded by the coding sequence ATGGCGATCACGTTTGATCCGGCAAAGCGGGACGTCACCCTGCGGGAACGCGGGATCGACTTCGCCATCGATGCAGCGAAGGTGTTTGCCGGAGACTCGGCCACTTTCGACAGCGAACAGAAAGGGCATGGCGAGCTACGGCAGATCACCGCAGGATGGCTGAATGGACGACCTGTGATGATGGTCTGGACTGCTCGCGGAGAAGACCAACACATCATTTCGATGAGGTACTGCCATGCCGGAGAAGCGCAAAAGCTCCGCCAGCGATTCAAGCAGACGTAA
- a CDS encoding BrnA antitoxin family protein: protein MPEKRKSSASDSSRRKPWIDPDDAPELTDEMLDRAEYRIDGKVVRRGRPPLGAQPKSSVTLRLDADVLDAYRALGRGWQSQINADLRRVRKLKKA, encoded by the coding sequence ATGCCGGAGAAGCGCAAAAGCTCCGCCAGCGATTCAAGCAGACGTAAGCCTTGGATCGACCCCGACGATGCACCGGAATTGACCGATGAAATGCTTGATCGTGCGGAGTATCGGATCGACGGCAAGGTCGTTCGTCGGGGCCGGCCGCCGCTGGGGGCGCAGCCGAAAAGCTCGGTGACGCTGCGGCTGGACGCCGACGTCCTGGACGCTTATCGCGCCCTGGGTCGCGGCTGGCAGTCGCAGATCAACGCCGACCTGCGCCGAGTGCGGAAGCTGAAGAAGGCCTGA
- the gatC gene encoding Asp-tRNA(Asn)/Glu-tRNA(Gln) amidotransferase subunit GatC, protein MSVDAATVRRIAHLARIAVTDDEVPHLQGELNAMLAFVEQLSEVDVDGVEPMTSVTPMQMKKRADVVNDGEIADQVVANAPSTEDHFFLVPKVVE, encoded by the coding sequence ATGTCGGTCGACGCCGCCACTGTCCGCCGCATCGCGCATCTGGCGCGGATCGCCGTGACCGACGACGAGGTGCCGCATCTGCAGGGCGAGCTCAACGCGATGCTGGCCTTCGTCGAGCAGCTCTCGGAGGTCGATGTCGATGGCGTCGAGCCGATGACCTCGGTGACGCCGATGCAGATGAAGAAGCGCGCCGACGTGGTCAACGACGGCGAAATCGCCGATCAGGTGGTGGCGAATGCCCCGTCGACCGAGGATCACTTCTTCCTGGTGCCGAAGGTGGTCGAATAA
- a CDS encoding NAD(P)H-dependent flavin oxidoreductase: MWPDRRLLDLFAIECPILLAPMAGAMDAELAIAAARSGALASLPCAMLSPDKAREQVGTFREQISAPINLNFFCHQVVTPDAAREQVWRKRLTPYFTELGLDPAMPAPAASRAPFDAAMCTLVEELKPEVVSFHFGLPEAALLDRVKATGAKVIASATIVREAIWLEEHGVDAVIVQGAEAGGHRGMFMTDDIAQQPGLFALLPQVVDAVRVPVIAAGGIADGRGIAAAFALGSAGVQIGTAYLRCPESRTSALVRAQLAQGTDEATVITNVMTGRPARGVANRLMREVGPVSPDAPAFPHAASALGPLKAEAEKQGQTDFTNLWAGQAVRLGRDMPAAELTRALAAAALARLSQLAG; encoded by the coding sequence ATGTGGCCGGATCGCCGTCTCCTCGACCTGTTCGCTATCGAATGTCCGATTCTGCTCGCCCCGATGGCGGGTGCGATGGATGCGGAACTCGCTATCGCCGCGGCCCGCAGCGGTGCGCTGGCCTCGCTGCCGTGCGCGATGCTGTCGCCGGATAAAGCGCGCGAGCAGGTCGGTACTTTCCGGGAACAGATTTCGGCGCCGATCAATCTGAACTTCTTCTGCCATCAGGTGGTGACGCCGGATGCTGCGCGCGAACAGGTCTGGCGCAAGCGATTGACGCCGTACTTCACAGAGCTCGGGCTCGATCCGGCGATGCCGGCGCCGGCGGCGAGCCGGGCGCCGTTCGATGCGGCGATGTGTACGTTGGTCGAGGAGCTGAAGCCCGAAGTCGTCAGCTTTCATTTCGGTCTGCCTGAGGCTGCACTACTCGACCGCGTCAAGGCGACCGGTGCCAAGGTGATCGCATCGGCGACGATCGTGCGCGAGGCTATCTGGCTGGAAGAGCACGGCGTCGACGCGGTGATCGTGCAGGGTGCTGAGGCCGGCGGCCATCGCGGCATGTTCATGACCGACGACATTGCGCAGCAGCCGGGATTGTTCGCGCTGCTGCCGCAGGTGGTCGATGCGGTTCGGGTGCCGGTGATCGCGGCGGGCGGCATCGCCGACGGTCGCGGCATCGCGGCGGCGTTCGCGCTCGGTTCGGCCGGCGTGCAGATCGGCACCGCGTATCTGCGCTGCCCGGAATCCCGGACCAGCGCGCTGGTGCGGGCCCAGCTCGCACAGGGCACCGACGAAGCGACCGTGATCACCAATGTGATGACCGGGCGGCCGGCTCGCGGCGTTGCCAATCGCTTGATGCGCGAGGTCGGGCCGGTGTCGCCGGACGCGCCGGCGTTCCCGCACGCGGCCTCGGCCTTAGGCCCGCTGAAGGCGGAAGCGGAGAAGCAGGGGCAAACCGACTTCACCAATCTGTGGGCCGGGCAGGCGGTCCGGCTCGGCCGCGACATGCCGGCGGCCGAACTCACCCGCGCGCTGGCCGCCGCCGCGCTGGCGCGGCTCAGCCAGCTCGCCGGCTGA
- the ruvX gene encoding Holliday junction resolvase RuvX: MPALILPLIEAAAHWPARGGLLGLDLGTKTIGVAASDPDRKLATGVETIARKAFTADAARLLALAAERTACGFVLGLPLNMDGSEGPRAQSTRAFARSLARLTELPIGLWDERLSTAAVERELIANDVSRAKRAKVIDEHAAIFILQGALDRLAALRRAE, encoded by the coding sequence ATGCCTGCCCTGATCCTTCCTCTGATCGAAGCCGCCGCGCATTGGCCGGCCCGCGGTGGCCTGCTCGGCCTCGACCTCGGCACCAAGACAATCGGCGTCGCCGCGTCCGATCCGGACCGCAAGCTCGCCACCGGCGTCGAGACCATCGCCCGCAAGGCGTTCACCGCCGATGCCGCCCGGCTGCTGGCGCTGGCGGCCGAACGCACCGCCTGCGGCTTCGTGCTCGGCCTGCCCCTCAACATGGACGGCAGCGAGGGCCCGCGCGCGCAGTCGACCCGCGCCTTCGCGCGCAGTCTCGCTCGGCTCACCGAACTGCCGATCGGGCTGTGGGACGAGCGACTGTCGACCGCCGCGGTCGAGCGCGAGCTGATTGCCAACGATGTCAGCCGGGCGAAACGGGCCAAGGTCATTGACGAGCACGCGGCGATCTTCATCCTGCAGGGCGCGCTCGACCGGCTCGCGGCGCTACGCCGGGCCGAGTGA
- a CDS encoding YchJ family protein: MNCVCGSGKTYDDCCGPLLARTRPAASPEALMRSRYAAYALKDFDYIVETTDPERRDLFDHDVNRAWMEESDFLELRVLGSSEKGSRGTVEFVARFRRGGGPEQSHHERSQFRKARGRWYFSEGEAVG; this comes from the coding sequence ATGAATTGCGTGTGCGGCTCGGGAAAAACTTACGACGACTGCTGCGGTCCCCTGCTCGCCCGCACCCGGCCTGCGGCATCGCCGGAAGCGCTGATGCGGTCGCGCTATGCAGCTTACGCGCTGAAGGATTTCGACTACATCGTCGAGACCACCGATCCGGAACGGCGCGATCTGTTCGATCACGACGTCAACCGCGCCTGGATGGAGGAGTCCGACTTCCTCGAATTGCGGGTGCTCGGCAGCAGCGAGAAAGGCAGCCGCGGCACCGTCGAGTTCGTCGCCCGTTTCCGCCGCGGCGGCGGCCCCGAGCAAAGCCATCACGAACGCTCGCAATTTCGCAAAGCCCGCGGCCGCTGGTACTTCTCGGAAGGCGAAGCGGTCGGTTGA
- a CDS encoding acyl-CoA dehydrogenase family protein has protein sequence MTQPSFATHEVFNQSPPLPDLDLLGADRPLLEAVTFNQGANAHIELEAFGKAWGTTEMAERGRLANEYTPKLKTFDAKGVRRDQVEFHPSYHELMAESFKAGLHNSTWDAHGKPAGNASEVVRAAKFYMAAQVETGHLCPVTMTRASVAALGSQPDLLAQVMPVLGTRQYDPSFAPWTAKRGMSIGMGMTEKQGGTDVRTNATRAFRDGDAYRIVGHKWFMSAPMCDAFLVLAQADEGLSCFFMPRFQPDGSVNEIRFQRLKDKLGNRSNASSEVEFTGAYALPVGELGRGIRTIIQMVQLTRQDCATASAGLMRSSLAHALHHTRHRTVFQKRLADHSLMISVLADMALQVEASVALVMRLCRAFDEAPNDPLEAAYMRLLTPAVKYWICKSAPPFVYEAMECLGGNGYVEDGILARHYREAPVNAIWEGSGNVMCLDVLRAMSRESDAGTEVLQALIQDTSALTGGPAAAGLIARALLQVDNERTARLAVEMLAKLAAAAALNEIHPPHAELFARTRLVAEPATLYGAADIPTEIAKGLLGRVLPEM, from the coding sequence ATGACGCAGCCTTCCTTCGCCACCCACGAGGTGTTCAACCAGTCGCCGCCGCTTCCGGACCTCGACCTGTTGGGCGCCGACCGGCCGCTGCTCGAGGCGGTCACTTTCAATCAGGGGGCTAACGCTCATATCGAGCTCGAAGCCTTCGGCAAGGCGTGGGGCACCACCGAGATGGCCGAACGCGGCCGTCTCGCCAACGAATACACCCCGAAGCTGAAGACCTTCGACGCCAAGGGCGTGCGCCGCGATCAGGTCGAATTCCATCCGTCCTATCACGAGCTGATGGCGGAGAGCTTCAAGGCCGGCCTGCATAACTCGACCTGGGACGCACACGGCAAGCCCGCCGGCAATGCGTCAGAAGTGGTGCGCGCCGCGAAGTTCTACATGGCCGCTCAGGTCGAGACCGGCCACCTCTGTCCTGTGACGATGACACGCGCGTCGGTCGCGGCGCTCGGCTCGCAGCCGGACCTGCTGGCGCAGGTGATGCCGGTGCTCGGCACCCGTCAATACGATCCAAGCTTCGCGCCATGGACCGCCAAGCGCGGCATGAGCATCGGCATGGGCATGACCGAGAAGCAGGGCGGCACCGATGTGCGCACCAATGCGACGCGCGCGTTCCGCGATGGCGATGCGTACCGCATCGTCGGCCACAAATGGTTCATGTCGGCGCCGATGTGCGACGCCTTCCTGGTGCTGGCGCAGGCCGACGAGGGACTGAGCTGTTTCTTCATGCCGCGGTTTCAGCCTGATGGTTCGGTCAACGAGATCCGTTTTCAGCGGCTGAAGGACAAGCTCGGCAACCGCTCCAACGCATCGTCGGAGGTTGAGTTCACCGGCGCCTACGCGCTGCCGGTCGGCGAGCTCGGCCGTGGCATCCGCACTATCATCCAGATGGTGCAGCTGACGCGGCAGGATTGTGCGACTGCGTCCGCCGGCCTGATGCGATCGTCGCTCGCTCATGCGCTGCATCACACCCGGCATCGTACCGTGTTTCAGAAGCGGCTTGCCGACCACTCGCTGATGATATCAGTTCTCGCCGACATGGCGCTGCAGGTCGAGGCTTCGGTGGCGCTGGTGATGCGGTTGTGCCGCGCGTTCGACGAGGCACCGAACGATCCGCTCGAAGCCGCCTATATGCGGCTGCTGACACCGGCGGTGAAATACTGGATCTGCAAGTCGGCGCCGCCGTTCGTGTATGAAGCGATGGAGTGCCTCGGCGGCAATGGCTACGTCGAGGACGGCATCCTGGCGCGGCACTATCGCGAGGCGCCGGTCAATGCGATCTGGGAAGGCTCGGGCAACGTAATGTGCCTCGACGTGCTGCGGGCGATGTCGCGCGAGAGCGATGCCGGCACCGAAGTGCTACAGGCGCTGATCCAAGATACGTCGGCGCTCACCGGCGGACCGGCGGCGGCCGGCCTGATCGCCCGGGCGCTGCTGCAGGTCGACAACGAGCGCACCGCGCGGCTCGCGGTCGAGATGCTGGCGAAGCTTGCTGCGGCTGCCGCGCTCAACGAAATTCACCCGCCGCATGCCGAACTGTTCGCGCGGACTCGTTTGGTGGCGGAGCCAGCAACGCTCTACGGCGCCGCTGACATTCCGACCGAGATTGCGAAGGGTCTGCTGGGGCGCGTGCTGCCGGAGATGTGA
- the ipdC gene encoding indolepyruvate/phenylpyruvate decarboxylase → MPTLATALLDALKDHGAREIFGIPGDFVLPFFKVIEESGTLPYFTMSHEPAVGFAADAASRYRGSIGVAVVTYGAGAFNLVNSIAGAYAERSPVVVIAGAPGARERTSGYLLHHQVRTVDSQLAVFKEVTCDQAVLSDPATAPAEIARVLRSALELSLPVYIEFPRDMVDAKVDPVPKLPRREADAGARDECAQEILDRIAKAKSPVMVVDVEIRRYGVEQQVAALARKLGLPVVTTFMGRGLLEGADDVVAGTYLGAAGDPDLSALVESADLVLMFGVILSDTNFALSSNMTDPRRTVLATGREVQIGHHVYRDLPLADLIAGLDAHASQHPPRPRNVGKGMSYPRGLTLDASPIAPSDIATAINDLFDRHGKMPMTADIGDCLFTAMEIDNTALAAPGYYAGMGFGVPAGIGVAATGLRPLVLVGDGAFQMTGWELGNCKRYGLDPIVVLFNNCSWEMLRVFQPESKFNDLDDWHFADIAHSIGGFGERVTTRAELAAALQRAVERRGVFSLIEVMLPRGATSHTLARFVTGFKAARERMK, encoded by the coding sequence ATGCCGACGCTTGCGACCGCGCTGCTCGACGCCCTCAAGGATCACGGTGCCCGGGAGATCTTCGGCATCCCCGGCGATTTCGTGCTGCCGTTTTTCAAGGTGATCGAGGAAAGCGGCACGCTGCCGTATTTCACGATGAGCCACGAGCCGGCGGTCGGCTTTGCGGCCGATGCGGCGTCGCGCTATCGCGGCAGCATCGGCGTCGCGGTGGTGACCTACGGGGCCGGCGCGTTCAACCTCGTCAACTCGATCGCCGGCGCCTATGCGGAGCGCTCGCCGGTGGTGGTGATCGCCGGTGCGCCCGGCGCGCGCGAACGCACGAGCGGTTATCTGCTGCATCACCAGGTCCGCACCGTCGATTCCCAACTTGCGGTATTCAAGGAAGTCACCTGCGATCAGGCCGTGCTGAGCGATCCGGCGACCGCGCCGGCCGAGATCGCGCGGGTGCTGCGGAGCGCACTCGAATTGTCGCTGCCGGTGTACATCGAGTTTCCGCGCGACATGGTCGACGCCAAGGTCGACCCGGTGCCGAAGCTGCCGCGGCGCGAAGCCGACGCCGGAGCGCGGGACGAATGCGCGCAAGAAATCCTGGATCGGATCGCCAAGGCGAAGTCGCCGGTGATGGTGGTGGACGTCGAAATCCGCCGCTACGGCGTCGAGCAGCAAGTCGCCGCGCTGGCCCGCAAGCTCGGCCTCCCGGTGGTGACGACATTCATGGGCCGCGGCCTGCTGGAGGGTGCCGACGACGTCGTGGCCGGCACCTATCTTGGCGCCGCCGGCGATCCGGACTTGTCGGCCCTGGTCGAGAGCGCCGACCTGGTGCTGATGTTCGGCGTCATCCTGTCGGACACCAATTTCGCGCTGTCCTCGAATATGACCGATCCGCGCCGCACCGTGCTGGCGACCGGACGCGAGGTGCAGATCGGCCACCACGTCTATCGCGATCTTCCGCTGGCTGACCTGATCGCCGGTCTCGACGCCCACGCCTCGCAGCATCCGCCGCGGCCGCGCAATGTCGGGAAGGGGATGTCCTATCCCCGGGGGCTGACCCTCGACGCATCGCCGATCGCGCCATCGGACATCGCCACCGCGATCAACGATCTGTTTGACCGCCACGGCAAGATGCCGATGACCGCCGATATCGGCGATTGCCTGTTCACCGCCATGGAGATCGACAATACCGCGCTGGCGGCCCCGGGATACTACGCGGGCATGGGGTTCGGCGTGCCCGCTGGTATCGGCGTTGCCGCGACCGGCCTGCGGCCGCTGGTGCTGGTCGGCGACGGTGCGTTCCAGATGACCGGCTGGGAGCTTGGCAACTGCAAGCGCTACGGCCTCGATCCGATCGTGGTGCTGTTCAACAATTGCAGCTGGGAAATGCTACGGGTGTTCCAGCCGGAATCGAAGTTCAACGACCTCGACGACTGGCATTTCGCCGATATCGCGCATTCGATCGGCGGCTTCGGCGAGCGGGTCACGACGCGCGCCGAACTCGCCGCGGCGCTGCAGCGCGCGGTCGAGCGGCGCGGGGTATTCTCACTGATCGAAGTGATGCTGCCGCGCGGCGCGACTTCCCATACGCTGGCGCGGTTCGTCACCGGCTTCAAGGCGGCGCGTGAACGAATGAAGTGA
- a CDS encoding aspartate carbamoyltransferase catalytic subunit: MTPAPKSTFVLGHRHLLGIEGLSAADISGLLDLSEEYVELNRQVDKKRTSLRGRTQVNLFFEASTRTQSSFEIAGKRLGADVMNMSVSSSSMRKGETLMDTAVTLNAMHPDILVVRHHASGAVELLARKVDGSVINAGDGAHEHPTQALLDALTIRRNKGRLEGLVVAICGDVMHSRVARSNILLLNTMGARVRVVAPSTLLPAGIERMGVEVARDMREGLDGADIVMMLRLQRERMNGSFVPSSAEYFNYFGLDQKKLSYAKPDALVMHPGPMNRGVEIDSIVADGAQSVIREQVEMGVAVRMAVLEALARNLPNA, translated from the coding sequence ATGACCCCCGCCCCAAAATCGACTTTCGTCCTCGGTCACCGGCATCTGCTGGGAATCGAAGGGCTTTCCGCCGCCGACATTTCCGGCCTGCTCGACCTCTCCGAGGAGTATGTCGAGCTCAACCGGCAGGTCGACAAAAAGCGCACCAGTTTGCGCGGCCGCACCCAGGTCAATCTGTTCTTCGAGGCCTCGACCCGGACGCAGTCGTCGTTCGAGATCGCCGGCAAGCGCCTCGGCGCCGACGTGATGAACATGAGCGTGTCATCATCGTCGATGCGCAAGGGCGAGACCCTGATGGACACCGCGGTGACGCTGAACGCGATGCACCCGGACATCCTGGTGGTCCGGCATCACGCCTCAGGCGCCGTGGAACTGCTGGCCCGCAAGGTCGACGGCTCGGTGATCAACGCTGGCGACGGCGCCCATGAGCATCCGACCCAGGCGCTGCTCGACGCGCTGACGATCCGCCGCAACAAGGGCCGACTCGAAGGGCTGGTGGTGGCGATCTGCGGTGACGTGATGCATTCGCGCGTCGCCCGCTCCAACATTCTGCTGCTGAACACCATGGGCGCCCGCGTCCGCGTCGTTGCGCCTTCCACGCTGCTGCCCGCGGGCATCGAACGGATGGGCGTCGAGGTGGCGCGCGACATGCGCGAAGGGCTCGACGGCGCCGACATCGTGATGATGCTGCGGCTGCAGCGCGAGCGCATGAACGGCTCGTTCGTGCCCTCCTCGGCCGAGTACTTCAACTATTTCGGGCTCGACCAGAAGAAGCTGTCCTACGCCAAGCCGGACGCGCTGGTGATGCACCCGGGCCCGATGAACCGCGGCGTCGAGATCGACTCGATCGTCGCCGACGGCGCCCAGTCGGTGATCCGCGAACAAGTTGAAATGGGCGTGGCGGTGCGTATGGCGGTGCTCGAAGCGCTCGCCCGCAACCTGCCGAACGCCTGA
- a CDS encoding dihydroorotase: MLTDRRPILLANARLIDPSRDFDGIGDVLIADGVIRDARRGIGAAGVPEGTDIINCAGMVVAPGLVDMRAFVGEPGASHRETFASASQAAAAGGITTIVCQPNTNPVIDNSATVDFVMRRARDTAIVNIHPMAAVTKGLAGAEMTEIGLLKAAGAVAFSDGDLSITNAQVMRRALTYARDFDALIVHHTEDPDLVGEGVMNEGEFATRLGLAGIPNAAETVMLERDIRLVMLTGGRYHAASLSCIESLEILQRARDLGLPVSASVSINHVALNENDIGPYRTFLKLAPPLRTEADRKALIAAIASGLIDVVMSDHNPQDVEVKRLPFAEAADGAIGLETMLPAGLRLVHAGELDFLSLIRAMSTRPAELLGLPGGTLRSGAPADLIVIDPDVPWLVDPDELKSKCKNTPFDEARFSGRVTRTIVGGRTVYEHV; this comes from the coding sequence ATGCTGACCGATCGCCGCCCGATCCTGCTCGCCAACGCACGCCTGATCGACCCCTCACGCGACTTCGACGGCATCGGCGACGTGCTGATCGCCGACGGCGTGATCCGCGATGCCCGTCGCGGCATCGGTGCTGCCGGCGTTCCTGAGGGCACCGACATCATCAACTGCGCCGGCATGGTGGTCGCGCCCGGTCTGGTCGACATGCGCGCCTTCGTCGGCGAACCCGGCGCGAGCCACCGCGAGACCTTCGCATCCGCCAGCCAGGCCGCAGCCGCCGGCGGCATCACCACCATCGTCTGCCAGCCCAACACCAACCCGGTGATCGACAATTCGGCGACGGTCGACTTCGTGATGCGCCGCGCCCGCGACACCGCGATCGTCAACATCCATCCGATGGCGGCCGTCACCAAGGGTCTGGCCGGCGCGGAGATGACAGAGATCGGTCTGCTGAAGGCCGCCGGCGCGGTGGCGTTCAGCGACGGTGACCTCAGCATCACCAACGCGCAGGTGATGCGCCGCGCGCTGACCTACGCGCGCGATTTCGATGCGCTGATCGTGCACCACACCGAGGACCCCGACCTGGTCGGCGAAGGCGTGATGAACGAGGGGGAGTTTGCCACCCGGCTCGGCCTCGCCGGCATCCCCAACGCCGCCGAGACGGTGATGCTCGAGCGCGACATTCGCCTAGTGATGCTGACCGGCGGCCGCTACCACGCCGCGTCGCTGAGCTGCATCGAGTCGCTGGAGATCCTGCAGCGCGCCCGCGACCTTGGCCTGCCGGTGTCGGCGTCGGTTTCGATCAACCACGTTGCGCTGAACGAGAACGACATCGGGCCGTATCGTACCTTCCTCAAGCTGGCGCCGCCGCTGCGCACCGAAGCCGACCGCAAGGCGCTGATCGCGGCGATCGCCTCCGGGCTGATCGACGTGGTGATGTCGGATCACAATCCGCAGGACGTCGAGGTCAAGCGGCTGCCGTTCGCCGAAGCCGCCGACGGCGCGATCGGGCTGGAGACGATGCTGCCGGCCGGGTTGCGGCTGGTGCACGCCGGCGAACTGGACTTCCTGAGCCTGATCCGCGCGATGTCGACCCGTCCGGCCGAACTGCTCGGCCTGCCCGGCGGCACGCTGCGCTCCGGTGCGCCCGCCGACCTGATCGTGATCGATCCCGACGTGCCGTGGCTGGTCGATCCGGACGAATTGAAATCGAAGTGCAAGAATACGCCGTTCGACGAAGCGCGGTTCTCCGGCCGGGTGACCCGCACCATCGTCGGCGGCCGCACCGTCTATGAGCATGTGTGA
- the plsY gene encoding glycerol-3-phosphate 1-O-acyltransferase PlsY: MMIGIYIAALVIGYLFGSIPFGLILTKIAGTQDLRSIGSGNIGATNVLRTGRKGLAAATLLLDALKGTAAVILAAYLASGTDAIAANAAMLAALGAFLGHLFPVWLKFKGGKGVAVYIGVLIGLFWPAAVVFCIMWLATAFTSRYSSLSALVASFVTPIFLWWFGHDALASLFAVLTLLLFWMHRENIMRLQAGTESKIGQKK; the protein is encoded by the coding sequence GTGATGATCGGGATCTACATCGCCGCGCTGGTGATTGGTTATCTGTTCGGCTCGATCCCGTTCGGCCTGATCCTCACCAAGATCGCCGGCACCCAGGATCTGCGCTCGATCGGCTCCGGCAATATCGGCGCCACAAACGTGCTGCGAACCGGCCGCAAGGGCCTCGCCGCCGCGACCCTGCTGCTCGATGCGCTGAAGGGCACCGCCGCCGTCATCCTCGCCGCCTATCTCGCCTCCGGCACCGATGCGATCGCCGCCAACGCCGCGATGCTGGCGGCGCTCGGCGCCTTCCTCGGCCATCTGTTTCCGGTGTGGCTGAAGTTCAAAGGCGGCAAAGGCGTCGCCGTCTATATCGGCGTACTGATCGGACTGTTCTGGCCGGCTGCGGTGGTGTTCTGCATCATGTGGCTAGCGACGGCCTTCACCTCCCGCTACTCGTCACTGTCGGCGCTGGTGGCGAGCTTCGTCACCCCGATCTTCCTGTGGTGGTTCGGCCACGACGCCCTCGCCTCGCTGTTCGCCGTGCTGACGCTGCTGCTGTTCTGGATGCACCGTGAAAACATCATGCGGCTGCAGGCCGGCACCGAGAGCAAGATCGGCCAGAAGAAGTAA
- the dprA gene encoding DNA-processing protein DprA, with the protein MGERSSDQGTTVLTEAQRVDWLRLIRADNVGPRTFRSLINHFGSARTALERLPELARRGGAARAGRIPSEDEARREIEAGRRIGVELVAPGEPGYPPRLTTIDDAPPLLGVHALPDALAVMARPMIAIVGSRNASGAGLKFAAQLAADLGASGFVVISGLARGIDQASHRTSLASGTVAVLAGGHDKIYPAEHEDLLLDIIQARGAAISEMPLGHVPRGKDFPRRNRLISGAAVGVAVIEAAYRSGSLITARRAADQGREVFAVPGSPLDPRAAGTNDLIKQGATLITSAADIVAAVASILERPLEMPGREPEHAPPTGEPDAGDRTRILSLLGPSPVGIDDLIRLSGIAPAAVRTVLLELELAGRLERHGGGLVSLS; encoded by the coding sequence GTGGGCGAGCGTAGCAGCGATCAGGGGACGACCGTCCTCACCGAAGCGCAGCGAGTGGATTGGCTGCGGCTGATCCGGGCCGACAATGTCGGCCCTCGCACCTTCCGCTCGCTAATCAATCATTTCGGCTCGGCGCGCACTGCGCTGGAGCGGCTTCCTGAACTCGCCAGGCGCGGTGGCGCCGCGCGCGCGGGCCGGATTCCATCCGAGGACGAGGCACGGCGCGAGATTGAGGCCGGAAGGCGGATCGGCGTCGAGCTGGTCGCGCCGGGCGAGCCCGGCTACCCGCCGCGCCTCACCACAATCGACGACGCGCCGCCGCTGCTCGGCGTTCATGCCCTGCCCGATGCGCTCGCCGTGATGGCGCGGCCGATGATCGCGATCGTCGGCTCTCGCAATGCCTCCGGCGCCGGCCTGAAATTCGCCGCGCAGCTCGCCGCCGATCTCGGCGCGAGCGGCTTCGTGGTGATCTCCGGGCTCGCCCGCGGCATCGATCAGGCGTCGCATCGGACGAGCCTGGCCAGCGGCACCGTCGCGGTCCTCGCCGGCGGTCACGATAAGATCTATCCGGCCGAGCACGAGGATCTGCTGCTCGATATCATCCAGGCACGCGGCGCGGCGATCTCCGAGATGCCGCTCGGCCACGTCCCGCGCGGCAAGGATTTTCCCCGCCGCAACCGGCTGATTTCCGGCGCGGCCGTCGGCGTCGCGGTAATCGAGGCCGCCTATCGCTCAGGCTCGCTGATCACCGCTCGGCGCGCCGCAGATCAAGGCCGCGAGGTGTTCGCCGTCCCCGGCTCCCCGCTCGACCCGCGCGCTGCCGGCACCAACGACCTGATCAAGCAAGGCGCGACGCTGATCACCTCGGCCGCCGACATCGTCGCGGCCGTCGCATCAATCCTGGAGCGGCCGCTGGAGATGCCCGGCCGCGAGCCGGAGCACGCTCCGCCCACCGGCGAGCCCGACGCCGGAGACCGTACCCGCATCCTGTCGCTGCTCGGCCCAAGTCCTGTGGGGATCGACGACCTGATCCGATTGAGCGGCATCGCACCGGCGGCGGTGCGCACCGTCCTGCTGGAGCTCGAACTCGCCGGAAGGCTAGAGCGCCATGGCGGCGGGCTGGTGTCGCTGAGCTGA